The genomic stretch ACTTTTAAAAGAAAAATTTGGGATTGATCCCAAATTCAATTCTTATTCTGATTATATGGAAATACTTAATAAGGTTAAACAACAATCAGACAAGTCGTTTTATCAACTATCATATGAATCCTGGAGTTTAATAAGTAATTATTGGATATTTCAAGGCAATCCCAAAATTTACGATATTGTTGGTGCTTTACAAGAGGATATGATTAGTACTTGGTCGGTAAAATCGCATAAGGAAAAAATAAAGTTAGGCGACAAAATCATTCTGTGGGTAACGGGTGAAAATCCTGGTTGTTATGCATTAGCTGAAGTAACATCCGATGTTTATCATGGAATTGATGATGAAAATCAAATGAGATTCTACACGGATAAAAGTAAAAATAATAAATCAGATAGGGTTAGGATAAAAGTGACCAATAATTTCACAGAAAATCCAATTACAAAAGACCAGATTGACCTAATTCCTAAATTGTCAAAATTAAAGGTTGGTAGCCAAGGAACAAACTTCTCTTCCACAAAGGAAGAATATGAAGAAGTTTTAAAGCTTTCAGATGAAACCAATGTAACCTTCAGTTCAACATGCGAAAGGTTCAGCAAATCTCAACTTGATCATTATTTTGTATTCTTACAGGAAATAATTAATCATTTTAGCTTGGAAAGCGATGATCAAAGAATTGTCTTTACCTGTAGAAAATACAGTTTAAACTTTACTGTTGGACAACGGTATTGTTGGAATATCTTTTTTACAGAACATGGTGTAAAATATGGCGTTATTTCAAAAGATAAATTTGATGATACGAGCAGTACTTTCGATGGAAGAAAACCTGTCCCCTTTTATACACGAGTTGAAAATACAGGTTTCACCAAAAAGGAAAAAGAAACAATACTAATAGCAGTAGCAGCAGAATTAAATCGGACTAAAAAGTCAAGCTTTAGAAAACATAATAATCTTGAATTTGAAAATGAAGCTTTCAAAAAATTGCAAAACAAACAATCAGAAATGAACATTCCACTTAATTTAATACTTTACGGTGCACCAGGTACAGGTAAAACATATAAGCTTAAGAATGAATTTTTTGAATTATTTACTGACCAACAGGGAACCCAAACCAGAGCTGAGTTTAACATTGAGATAACCAAAAATCTTGCATGGTGGGAGGTTATAAGCATCGTTTTGTTGGACGTGAAAAAAGCAAAAGTCATTGAAATTTTCAACCATCCATTACTACAAGCCAAAAATAGCATCTCTGAAAATAAAACACCAAAAAATACAATATGGTCTTGGCTTCAGCGACATACAAAAGATGAATGCTCTTATGTTAAATTTACTAAACGTGACTCCCCTCAGTTTTTATGGAAAGATGAAAAGGGGATTTGGACAATTGATGAAGAAATTGTTAAATCGGATACTCCTGATTTTTATGACATTTTAAAGGAATACCATGAGTTTAAACCAGTAACAAAAACAATTAAAAGATATCATTTCATTACTTTTCACCAGTCCTATAGTTATGAAGATTTCATTGAAGGAATAAAACCAAATGTATTCGACAATGAAGCTAATCCAGAGCAAGGAAAAACCGTTATCTATGAGATAAAAGATGGAATATTTAAGCAACTGGTTAAGAAAGCTCTAAATGACCCTGGAAATAACTATGCATTGTTTATTGATGAAATTAACCGGGGTAATATTGCTAATATTTTTGGTGAACTTATTACTCTCATAGAACAGGATAAAAGAGTTGGTGCTGACAATTATATACCGGCCCAACTACCTTATTCAGGAGAAGAATTTGGTGTGCCTCAAAATCTTTTTATCATTGGAACAATGAATACGGCCGATAGAAGTGTTGAGGCACTGGATACTGCTTTGCGAAGGAGATTTTCATTTATGGAGATAAATCCAGAACCAGAAAAACTAGCTCAAACAGAGTTTTTATGCAAGGATATTGATTTATCAAAGCTCCTTACTGCGATCAACTCTCGAATAGAAAAATTATTGGATAAGGACTACTGTATCGGGCATTCATATTTCATGACAATAAAAGACAGGCAAAATCCTTTAAGTGAACTAAAGGATGTGTTTCAAAATAAAATATTACCACTCCTTCAGGAATATTTCTATGGCGATTGGGGTAAAATAATGCTCGTTTTGGGTGAAAAGTTCGTTTTAAAAGCATCAGATGTCATCGAATTCAAAGCAACAGATAAATATGAGAATTTCGATGAGTATAATGAAAGACCTTCATATAGGTTTACCAGCTCATCGGACTGGACAATAGATACATTTAAAAGCATTTATGAGTAAATCTTGGAATACTTTACAGGTATTTGAGCACCAAACTCTTATGGTTGATGATGACTCCAGATTTAAAATGACTCATTTTAATATCCTGGAGAAATATGGATATAGGACTAAAGAGAAATATTATTCAGTTGGAAATAAAAGGATTAAGTTTTCTAATTATGTTGGAGTCATCCAGGTGAAAAACCTAACTATTGAGATTCTACCAAAAGCTGATAACTTAGAAATTAATCAAAGATCAAAAGACAAATGGCATGATGCTCTTATTTCAATGCTGAATGAATGTAAGCTTATTAAACTGGATGCCATAACCAATGCACGGTTGAAATTAAAATCTTGCTCTGTCTTAGATTTATTTTACGATCATTTTCTAACTGAAACTGAAAAAATTATTAAACAGGGATTACGAAAGAACTATCGAACTATCGAAGAGAACCTCAGTAAATTAAAAGGAAAGATTCTGTTCACAAATCATATTAAAAAGAACTCCCTTCATCAAGAACAATTTTATGTTCAACATGAAATATTTGATAAAGATAATTTCCTAAATCAGATATTATTCAAAGCTTTAAACATACTTTATTCAATTTCGGATAACTCAACCCATCATGTAAGAATTAAAAGACTCCTTTTGCACTTCGAAGAAATTTCTGATGAAAATATTACCGCCACATGGTTTGATAGAATTTACTATAATAGAAATACAGAACGTTATAGACAAGCCATCAAATTAGCCAAACTTATTATTCTAAGATACTCACCGGATTTAAAAGGAGGGAATGAAAACATACTGGCAATTACGTTTGACATGAATGCTTTATATGAAAACTATGTATATAGGAAATTAAAAGTTTTAGAATTCAATAATAAAATCCCAATCGATGGTGTTTTTGCTCAGAACAGAAAACCATTTTGGGAAAGCAGGGGTGTTAGGGCTGATATATTAGTAAAGACTCAAAGTGGAAGCTTCATTATTGATACAAAATGGAAAATACTCAAGGACACAAAACCATCGGATGATGATTTAAAACAGATGTTGGTTTATAATGTTTACTATGATTCAAGCCTTAGCATTTTATTGTATCCCAAAACTACAATTGAAAGTGATGTTAAGAAACCATTCAAACATCCTTACCTAAGTGATAAATATTGCCAAATTGCTTTCATAGATTTATTTAATAATGATGGCAAACTTGAAAAGGAACTAGGTATGAGAGTGTATTCTGAATTGCTTATGGATGAAATTCAATAAAGCTAAATATCTAATCCCTTAAGTGATCAATTCTCTATATCAATATTTTTAAAAATAATGAATAATCAAGAACTGGGTGAAATGGGAGCATCAAAAAGAGCTGCTGAAATAATTACTTCGCATATGATTGACAATTGATTTTGCTATTTTGATTTTAATGTAGATTTTTGCACACGATTTGGGGGATTAGCTCAGTTGGCTAGAGCGTTTGACTGGCAGTCAAGAGGTCACCGGTTCGAGCCCGGTATTCTCCACATTGATTATCAAAGCCTTGCGAATTAATAATTCATGAGGCTTTTTTATTATGTACACATATAAGCACCTTAGCTTGTGACATGTAAATGCGAAAGCTCTTTAAACCAATAAATTTTTCAAGCAATTATTACTACTTTTATATGTGAATTAGATTAAGCTATATTTGATGCATGAGGATTGCCGTAAAACATAAACTGATATTGATATTAACTATTGTTGTATTAAGCTGTCAGGCGCAAGATATTCCCTTTAAAACCTATACCATTGAAAACGGACTTCCTTCTTCTAAAATTTATGATATAATTCAGGATACTAAAGGCTACATCTGGTTTGCCAGCGATTATGGTGTAAGTCGGTTTGATGGTGAAATTTTCAAAAACTACACAACCTCCGACAATCTTGCCAGCAACACCATCGTTAAACTTTTTTTAGATAAACACGGACTGGTTTATTTTCTAAACGCACATGGTGAAATAAACATTTTTGATCAGAAGTTTTCAGCATCAAAATTTAATAAGGCTATCAAAGAAAACCTTAATGGTGAAGTTGCTGATCATTTCATGGTTGGGCCCCATAAAATAGATCTAACAACAAGCAGTGGTAAAAACTATTTAATGAAAGGGGATTTGGTAAAACATACAAATCCGGGAAATAAAAAAGTCAAGGATTTTTATTTTTTAGCAGAAAATGAATCCTATAGTTGGGGTAAGTGTTTTCCTTCAACCGATGGAAAAAAACGAAGCACTAACATCAGGCAAAAAGCCGACACGATTTTCATTTCACTTGAAAATGAATACAAGGAAGTTCCTTCCATTTCATTCAATACAATCAATCAGAAAAAAGAATATATCATTACGCTTAACAATCACTTGTATCATATCCAAAAAGATACAGTCTTATTTTATGAATTTGAAAGCTTCATCAATGATGTATACATCGACCATCAAAATAGTATCTGGATCTCTGTTAATCAAAAAGGTGTTTACCAATATAATTCTACAAACCTGAACGAAGTGCCTCTGCATTATTTCAGCAATAAAAATATCCTAAAAACATATCAGGACCGGGAAAATAATTATTGGTTTATCTCCGATAATGAAGGTATTATATTGGTCAATACATTGGACTTTAAAGTTTACAATAACATTAAGTATAATATTATTTCACTGGATG from Bacteroidota bacterium encodes the following:
- a CDS encoding restriction endonuclease translates to MSKSWNTLQVFEHQTLMVDDDSRFKMTHFNILEKYGYRTKEKYYSVGNKRIKFSNYVGVIQVKNLTIEILPKADNLEINQRSKDKWHDALISMLNECKLIKLDAITNARLKLKSCSVLDLFYDHFLTETEKIIKQGLRKNYRTIEENLSKLKGKILFTNHIKKNSLHQEQFYVQHEIFDKDNFLNQILFKALNILYSISDNSTHHVRIKRLLLHFEEISDENITATWFDRIYYNRNTERYRQAIKLAKLIILRYSPDLKGGNENILAITFDMNALYENYVYRKLKVLEFNNKIPIDGVFAQNRKPFWESRGVRADILVKTQSGSFIIDTKWKILKDTKPSDDDLKQMLVYNVYYDSSLSILLYPKTTIESDVKKPFKHPYLSDKYCQIAFIDLFNNDGKLEKELGMRVYSELLMDEIQ
- a CDS encoding EVE domain-containing protein, producing the protein MLFPFKYDRSKNAINRLWTFFIASTNDSITDEMFSDILTIKGTGKTKITEVLFYVNPDKYFPINSPTKPLLKEKFGIDPKFNSYSDYMEILNKVKQQSDKSFYQLSYESWSLISNYWIFQGNPKIYDIVGALQEDMISTWSVKSHKEKIKLGDKIILWVTGENPGCYALAEVTSDVYHGIDDENQMRFYTDKSKNNKSDRVRIKVTNNFTENPITKDQIDLIPKLSKLKVGSQGTNFSSTKEEYEEVLKLSDETNVTFSSTCERFSKSQLDHYFVFLQEIINHFSLESDDQRIVFTCRKYSLNFTVGQRYCWNIFFTEHGVKYGVISKDKFDDTSSTFDGRKPVPFYTRVENTGFTKKEKETILIAVAAELNRTKKSSFRKHNNLEFENEAFKKLQNKQSEMNIPLNLILYGAPGTGKTYKLKNEFFELFTDQQGTQTRAEFNIEITKNLAWWEVISIVLLDVKKAKVIEIFNHPLLQAKNSISENKTPKNTIWSWLQRHTKDECSYVKFTKRDSPQFLWKDEKGIWTIDEEIVKSDTPDFYDILKEYHEFKPVTKTIKRYHFITFHQSYSYEDFIEGIKPNVFDNEANPEQGKTVIYEIKDGIFKQLVKKALNDPGNNYALFIDEINRGNIANIFGELITLIEQDKRVGADNYIPAQLPYSGEEFGVPQNLFIIGTMNTADRSVEALDTALRRRFSFMEINPEPEKLAQTEFLCKDIDLSKLLTAINSRIEKLLDKDYCIGHSYFMTIKDRQNPLSELKDVFQNKILPLLQEYFYGDWGKIMLVLGEKFVLKASDVIEFKATDKYENFDEYNERPSYRFTSSSDWTIDTFKSIYE